TCCCCGAGGCCGAAGCCGTGCCGGCCGAACAGCAGCGTGGTGGCGGCGAAGCCGGCGGCCAGGGCCAAGCCTACGAGAGTCGCCCGGACCCAGGGGCCCGGTCCCGCGCCGGTCAGCGCGGCGGCTCCGAGCAGCAACCAGGTGCCGGCGGCGGCCGGGTAGGTGAGCCGGTCGGGCAGCCGGTGCACCGCCGCGTCCACCAGGGTCAGCGGCACCGCCCAGCCGAGCCACCAGCCGACCGCGAGCAGGGCGAACGGGGGTAGGTCCAGCGTCGCGAGCAGCGCCAGCGCGGCGACCACGGCCACCTCGACGCTGCCGGGCGGCGGCCCGACCCGGGCCCGGCAGCGCGGGCAGCGGGCGACCGGGGTGAGCGCCGGCACCGGCCGGTCCAGGCCGATCGGGGCGGCGCAGGCAGCACAGCTGCTCCGGCGCGGGGTGCCCGGGGGTACGGCGTGCCGTAGCGCGGCCAGCCGCAGGGGCGGGGTGAGGGCGAGGACAGCGGCGAGGCGTACCCAGGGTCGGGTGGCCGGTCGCGCGGCCGACGGCCGGGTCAGCGTCATGTCGATCTCCAGACACAGGCCGAAGGCCTGAA
The nucleotide sequence above comes from Micromonospora pallida. Encoded proteins:
- a CDS encoding prepilin peptidase gives rise to the protein MEIDMTLTRPSAARPATRPWVRLAAVLALTPPLRLAALRHAVPPGTPRRSSCAACAAPIGLDRPVPALTPVARCPRCRARVGPPPGSVEVAVVAALALLATLDLPPFALLAVGWWLGWAVPLTLVDAAVHRLPDRLTYPAAAGTWLLLGAAALTGAGPGPWVRATLVGLALAAGFAATTLLFGRHGFGLGDAKLALGAGALLGWYGWAAPVLGLLLTFLLSALVSGILLAARRVRWSSHLPFGPFLVVGTAVALALLG